The DNA region TGCTCAGGGATGGTGACCtctgcagggggcgggggagccaGAATGCACAGGGCCCACTCCGGagaccacccaggggccccggagAGAATggggcccggggggagggggggaatctCCTCACACCAAGGGTTGGGAGCAGCCAAACAGCTGGAGGAACCACCCTGGCCAGGACGACAGTCCTCGTCTCAGAGCAGTGCCTTGGGGGTCCCCTCTCTTGGTAAACGACGTGGGGAGTGCAGTGGGCCAGGGGCCCCGGTGGGACGGGGCCACATGGGGCCAGAAGGACATCACCAGAAAACGCACGTGGAGGCGGAGGACAGGCCTCCCGTCCAGCACCCCCGCCGGCCCTCCCCCTGCGCCGAAGAGCTGCCTCGAATGGGCACCAGCACTTACTCCCTTTGCCTGACTTCGTGGGGTCTTCTTTCTTGGGGGTCCCTTGCGTGGGCGACTGCCCTGACCCTgacttctcctccttcctcaccgACTCCTGGGCAGCCAGTAAGGACGCAGATAGAACCCGCCTCCCCGGGCAGGACGGAGCCCGGCTGGGAAGGGGCCCACGCGGGACCTTCCCCGgccttcctccctccagcccgGTTCCCCCAGCGCTGGCagcacacccacccccccccgacTTCTCCTTCTTCTTGCTCAGGCCTTTCGGGGTCTTGGTCGTCTGCGTCTTGTCTGTCTTTTCCGCCAGTGCAGCACTGTTGACCTGCAGCAGCAGGTTCTTCTCCCGGTCCGTTTTGGAGTCCCCAGGTCGGGAGGAGGAAGGCTGCGCTcacagaagggaggggaggggaggggaggggaggggaggggaggggatgggagaagCAGCCAGCACCCCTTCCTCCAGGAGGGGTGAAGGGAAGCCCGGTGCCCGGCGTGGCACCCCCACGCCATCTCCCCGCCTAAAAGCCGAAACTGCACGTTTGGGAGTCCtgggggtgcgggggaggggggtggcggtGGGAGAGGctgcggcggggcggggggctcagACTCTCGCGTCGGGAGCGAAAACAGACTTTCACTGATCTAAGGCAGGTGCACCGCGCGCACTGTCCCGTGCGACCCCGCGACAGAGCTGCGGAGCAGCCGGGCGGCAGGCGAGCACGCAGGCCGCAGTTAGGGAACGCGCCCCAGGTCCCGGGCTGTGGCCGGCTGCTCGGGGTTGGTATCTAGTCCTTTCTCTCGCCCCGCAGGAGAGGCTCCGCAGGGAGCGCAGTCCCGCTaggcctgggggggcggggggcgcttCGGGCAGGGCCGCGGGCGCCGGGGGCTCACCGATCGTGAGCGCTCCTGCGTCCCTTTCTCCAGCAGGAGGCGGCGGCGCTCCACCACCTCGGTGTGCGTCAGCTCGAAGGGACGCAGGACCTGGGGCGAGCAGCCCGCGGTCAGACaccggcggggaggggggggggaccccagcctctgccccgcCGCCGCACCCACCTCGGCCAGCTTCAGGGCGCCCTGGTCCTGGATGCGGTTGTGCGCCAACGACAGCCAGAGCAGGGCGCGGTTCAGCCGGAGGCCCTGGGGCGGGGGCGCGTGTGAGCCTGTGGCCCGGCCGTCCCGCCTCCGCCTCCAGTCCCCGCTCCCTGTCCCCGCTGGTCACGTACGTCCGCGATGTAGCCGGCACCCGCGTCCCCGATGTGGTTGAAGGCCAGGTTGAGCGAGACCAGGGTCCGGTTGCAGCTGCGCAGCGTGGACAGAGCCTGGCCCAGCAGCTGCGCGCCGTGGTCGTCGATGTTGTTGTTCCGCAGAGACAAGTGCGCGATCCTGCGCGCGGAGGGAGAGCAGGCTGGCTGGAGACGTGTGGCCGCGCCCCCGGGAGCCCAGCGGAGAACTCGGCGCGTAAGGAGGGCGCAACGGTCCGAGGGCGGAGGGGCAGGAGCGGAGGGTGCCTGGGGGTTTGTTAGAGGGCAGGACAGGGTGGACCAGGGGGGGGACGGGCCCTAAGAAAGGGGGGGAGGAAAAGCAGTCTCACGGGCTGTCCGCGGCCATGAGCTTGTGATAGGACTGTTCCGGCAGCGGGTTGCCCTCCAGAGACACCTTCCTGAGGACGGGGGAGATCTGAGGACCTGGCGGCACCACTggggccagaggagggagggggtccgACAGGACGTGTGGGTCTCTGGGGAGCAGCTTGGAAACAGCCCAAGGGTGGCCCTCCCTCCCGTGTAGGAAGTTACACGGACAGTTCTTTCGACTAAAAACCCACAAGTTCTGGGGTCTTCGGTCAAGcgacagactcttgatctcggctcaggtcttgatctctcgGTTGGGGAGacggagccccgcatcaggccctgcgTCGATGGGGTGCGGCCTGCTTGGGGCTccgtctctcctctctgcccctcccccacttgtgcacgggcacacgctctcaaaataagtattaaaatatttttttaaacatgaaaatccGTAAGTGTAGCCATGTGAATGGGGTCACTCGCCAGCGCTAGTGACCGGTGGTGAGGTGGCCTCTGAAAGGATTTCGGGATCCCACCTTCCTGGTACCCATGCCGGGTGTagtccccccactccccccccccccagtgtggCTGGACCCAGTGACCCCCTTCCTACTGAATGGAATATGGCACAAGTAATGAGGTGTCGCTTCTAGGTCACAAAAGGACCGTGGCCCCTGCGTCGGGagctctctggccctctctgggatcccctggggggcagggggggcaccCAGACGGCCAGACTGGCCCGGAGAGCCCTCCCTCCTACTGCAGCCCCACGGAGGCAGCCACTAGGTCAGCTGGGAGGCAGGTGCTCCAGCCCCAGCCGCCAGCTTCCTGTGGGCCCACCGGGCCACCGCCACCACCGCGAGGGaccacacaccccacaccccacaccccccacccccacgaccatccccccaccacacacacacacacaccctgggcaGGGGGCACCCAGCTCGCCCACACCCGCACCCAGGTCTATCTCACAGAAACCAGAAACCAATAAACTGGTGTCGCTGTAAGCCCCCACGTGACACGTAGTGTGTACCTGATTCGCGACCCCCATAAGCCTGGCTTCTCCCGCAGCAGCAGCAGGCGCTGGGAGAACGCAGGCCCTTTTCCAAGTCACCACGAACACTGAACTAACGGCTAGAAGCTTCTCTACTTAAAAGTTCTCTCCCACGGTTTATTATCACGGGAGATTCACTACCTTTCGGGTTGGCTCCTCCTTCACCTAAAGGTCATCACGTTCATTTTCAATTATTCGCCCTCGGCGATCTGACTCACTTTCGTATCTTAAGAGGAATCCCTAGGTCTGTTTCCGGTTCCCATGATGGAAACAAATTACGTTTCCTCCGCTGAGGGAGACCCAACCCCGCCCTGCAGGAACGTCCCACCGGCCACCAGGGGAAGACCCGTAGCCCCAGAACGCGGAGGGTGTGTTCTGTGAAGCAGGATAAACCAAAGGTGCTGGGGAAGCCTGGAGAAGGACTGCGAGGCCCCACACCTGTAGTGACACCGCCTCCCacctggcccctgccccctccattCCTCCTCCACAACTCggcaccacctcctccaggcagccctcctgTCTCCCCGCCCAGCAGCCATGAAATGAATGGGGTggcactctttctctgcccccgcTCCCTGCCCCACGAACCGCCACAGTGCCCACGCGGCCCTGCAGTATCTGCCCtaacctctccctcccccaccgaTGCCGGAGGAGAAGAGCCAGCCCTTAGTCCCGCCTTCAACCCCAGGCAGGAAACCCCCAGGGAGAGCATGGGTGGTCGTGGTGGCGAGGAGAGGGGTCGGGGCCCAAAGGCCTGTCTCTTTAGGCACTGGTGTGGCATAAAAGGGACCCCCTCCTTGTCACACTGGAGCTTCTAAACCTCCCTCCCGCCCCAGGGACGCCACCGCCAGTCTCCTCCCCAAACTGctcccggccccccgccccccccccgcgccAGGTCCGTCCTGgggccctccccacctgccctcccgCCTCTGACCTGAGCGTGGGCGCGCAGAGAGGCAGGAGCGCGATGAAGGTGCTCAGGGTCTTATCCGTCAGCCCCACCTTCCACAAGCTGGACTTGGGAGGTGCGGAAGCCAGCTGGAGCCTCACCCCCTTCCCCGTGTCCCCTCCAGCCACACGGTCTCCCGGGCGCCCCTTCCACCGTCCCGGGCCTCCCGCGCCCCTGCCCGCGGCTCTTTATCCCCCGCCCCGGCCCACCCACCCCGTGCCCTCACTTTATGGCCTGCAGCTGGCTGAGGGGGGGCAGACATTTGGAGAAGATGCCCAAGATCCGCTCCTCGACCCTCCAACCTGTGGCagcaagagcagggaggggcctcAGGACCGGGCCAGGGGGGTCCGCGGTGTGGGGGGGactgcggggcgggggggggggtgcaccgCCGGGAGGTGGGAGGCGGACTGAGGGCGAAGGGGCACCGCGGGGCCGGGGGTCGTCGGGGCTCAGGTCCAGGGGGCGGGGCAGCGCGGGGTGGGGGCGGACCCGGGCCGGAGGGGCACCGCGGGGTGGGGGAGCGTCGGGACTCAGGACGAGTGGAGgtccgcggggggggggggggggcaccgagagggggcgggcccggggcggggctcACCGCGGATGTAGATTTCCTTCACCCACTTGTCCTCGGGCTCCAGCTCCACCTGGATCGTGGGCCGGAAAAACACGTATTTGCTCTCCAGGCTGTTGAGGCTGCAAGACGCCGACGGGCGCTGATCGTCTGCAAGGCAGGGGTGCAAGGAGCGGGGTGAAGAGGGAGGAAACAGAAGCGCCGGCCCAGGGCGGCCAGAGGGCAGTAGCCCCCAGGTGTGGCCGGGCCAGGGTCGCCGAGGGTTTGGGGAGGAAGGCGGGAGACTCGCCCGCCTCCACACCCGCCACTTGGAAGCCTCCCCTCCGCGCGCcgcacccctgccctgcccccccccccccctggccTTTGACCCGGCCAGCGAAGGGGTCCACCCGGCAGGCCCCCTAGGGGCTCCCCTGGCACTCACTCACCCTGGGCGGGCTTTTCCGACATCGAGGCGGAGGGGACGAAGGCCGGGTGCGGGCGAGGCCGGGTGACGACCTTGGGGAAGTCCGTGTAGCCCGAGCGCGTGCAGAGCTCGGCGAAATCCGTCTCGAGGACCCCGGTGCACTGGTATTCCTCTGCGGGGCGGCGGGAGGTGAGGGCGGCCGGGCCCGCCGCCgtcgccggggggggggggggcagcagagggCAGCGGGCGCCCGCGGGGACCCACGGGGACCGCGCCGGCGACGCGTCCCCAGGCTCAGCCGCCCGGGGCTTCGGGCCCCGCGGCGGCTGGGCGCCCCCCTCCCGGAACGGCATCCTTACAGCCAGTGTTTAATCTAAGATGCGTGGTAAAGACCCACGCTGGGGACACTTGAGGGCAAACCGCGGGAAACCCAGACCCGGGAGAAAGGGGGCTGCCGGGCGCCTCCCCTCTGCGCTGGGGGCTCCACCCACCCACGGGTCAAGGCCGCTTGCGCTGCGCTCCCAGCCCCGGGGCAGGGGGGCGCTCCACCTCCCACAGTGTCCCCAGCCCGGCCTCCTCCCGTGCCCCTTGTTTGCTGGGACGGCCCAGGGTCACCCGGGGAAAGAAGCCCAGGCCCGACCGACGCGAGCCTGGGAAGGAAGCCAGGAGCACCTGTCACCCCGCCGCCACCCCAAACGGACACGGAGCTGCCGCAGAGCCTCGGGCTTTTATTTACGCAGCAACGTGTTTATAGCACTTGTTTGTTCTGAGTGCTTTAGAAACATCACTTCACTCAAGGCTCCCATTCATTCAGACCCACGCTCCCCACATCCCATCCTGAGGGCTATGCAACCTGGAGTCCTCAGGGACCCGAGGTCTTTCCCACTTCCCCATGGGCATCCCAGGAAGAAGTGGTTCCTGAAGATGGGAAGGGCTGTCCCTGTTGCAGGGGAGAGTCTGGAGGCCGAAGGGTTGGCCCGGTACCAGCCTGCTCTCCCAAGTGCCGGCAGCCTGGAGCCGGAGCCCCCGAGGCACCACCACCGGCCTGTGCTGAGCTGAGCCGGAGGAGAACCGGTGCAGCTGACCACCCGGGAGCCTGCCCGGAGGCCCAGATGGTCTGGAAGCAGGTGCTCAGAACAAGTGGGGACGAGACAGGTTCTCGTGGCAAAGGAGcgagaccgggggggggggggggacaggggcacAAGACACATCAGCTCCAGGGACAAGGCGGTTGAGAGGAGGCTCAGGGCCCCAGGGAACCCCCTTGCACAGCCGCCTCCTGCACACCGCCTGCCTTCCGGGCTGTTCCCCCTGCTGGGGGagcccctcaccccttcctcctttGCTCCCACCACCCTTCCCTGTAACAGAGATTCTCAAACCTGAACAAGCCAGGAGAGCCGGTCAAAACAGTttcctgggccccctccccagagACCCTGATTCCGAGGGCCAGGTGGAGTctgtgaatttgcatttctaacaagctaaCAACAAACCGGTGATGCCAAAGCTGGTCCAAGGCCGGCGGCTGAGAGCCTCTGCTCTGGAGCCGGGCTGCCCAGCAGAACTTCGCGGGCACATGGAAATGCTCTCTGCGCTTCAGGCAGCCTTTACCTGGTGGCCAGTGAAGCTCTAAAGGGGGCTTGTCCCCGCTCCGTCCCTCCCACACTCCTTCCTCAGGCTCTCGGCTGACCTTGCCTTGCACTTCTTGAGAAACAGAAGCCACCAGATGGGGTTTCCACTAAATCTCTAAACCTTCCTGCGGCCGCCATCACTCTCTACCCGGCTGGAGCCCTGAGCCCCGCATCTGCCCCACCACTGCCCTCAGTGCCACTCCGTGTTGCCCTGGGCGGTCgccacccccactctctcccacCTGTCAGCTTCTCTGCCAGCTGCTCCCCCCCAACAATGCCTCCAAGTGCTCCACTCTTCTCTGCACATGCCCCCCGCTGCCCCAGGGGAACCTCTTTCCTCCCCAGGCCTTAAATACACCCGGACATCAGCAGCTCCCAAAGTGCCAGCTCCAGCCTTCCCTCTCTTGGGTGCTCCGGACCCAGGTGTCCAGCTGACGGCACCCCTTGGGGGACTTCTCCCACGTGCCCTTGCTTCAGGCTTTCCTGTCTGCGCGGATGGCACCTCAACCCACCTACTGCCGAGCCCAGAAACCTAGGAATCGTTTCTCCCTTCACTTCCCACCCGAGCCGAGACTCCACCGGTTCTTACGGCTTCTACTTGGGAACTATTTTTCCAAGAAGTCTAACTCATTCTCCCTCGCTGCTCTACCCCAACTACCACTGTCCCCCGTGTGGACTGGCGAAATGCCTGGAttcacctccctgcctccacactcttcccttcctctccactGTTTAtgcagagcggggggggggggggggtgatgcaGCTGGGTTCCTACCTGTAAAACATTCTACATTGTCTTGTCTCTCCTTCTGGAAAATGCTCTTTCTCCAGCTCTcacagctccccaccccccagccacccTGACGAGGAGGTAGCCCCTGACCAAATTCTGACTATCAGAGCCTCTTCCCAAGTGGTTTTCCCATGAGTCCAGGGACAGCAAGCCCTGTCCCTCTCAAAGTGGATGGATTTGAATCAAGGAGCCTTCCAACAGGGGtgccggctggctcagttggtagagggcacatctcttgatcttggggtcatgagtttgagccccacgttggatgtggagcctactttaaaaaaaaaaaaagacttccagtAAATTCCCCTTTGTGGATCATTTATGTGGGCTGGGGTTCTGTCCCTTGCAACACACAGAGCCACACGCTGACtcctctggttttctttcccCAGAGAGTGTGAATGGACCCTGTGCATCTCCGCATCCAGAaagtaattgttgaatgaatgagtaaataaaaatcaactcaaagtcACCTCCTGGTGGGTTCCCCTCCCCGCACCTGGTGTCCCTCCCCGGGGCCTTCTTCTCATACATCTTATCACACCTTATCCTGTTTGTCAGCGTCCCAAACCACAGGGTGGGTTCTTTGGGATCGAGTTCGATTCAAAGCTGTGCCAAGTTGACTTTCAAGAGCTGGGCTGCGAGAACCGTGATCTGTAGGCCAAGATGGAGCAGAGAGCTGGGCACAGGGGTGCACAATGTACGCTCGTGGGATCAACAAAGGAATTTGCACTTTACAAAACACCTTCCCACCGCCAGCTCCCTTGTTCCTCACATGTCCCATGTCCGCACTACACAGAAGGGTGCCCGGGGCCACACGCCTAATAAGGGTCACCACGCAGGAGCTGGTTACACGCACCAGCTGAACACAGCGAGCCTCAGCACCGGAGCTCCCACGGCGACCCCCGGCTCGCCCGCCGCGCGCTCCAGGCCGGCGCTGCGCCCCGCACAGCGACCATGCCCACCCGCCCGCCTACCGGGGTTCTTGGGCTCCTCCTCGCCCACCGGCGGCAGGACAAGGACCGGCTTCTCCTTGGCCCCGCGATCCCCCTTCTTGGTCACCGTGCCGGACGACTTCTGGGTCCCGGGACGCGGGGCCCTGGGGGAGGCCCCGGGCGTACTCGCCTCGCCGGACATGCCGGCGCCGTCCGCAGCGGCCCTGGGACGGCCCACGCGGCGCGGAGGCGAGACGGGACTCTGTGGGGCTCGCCCTGGGGGAGGACTGAACCCGGGGGTCTCTATTCCGCTGCCACCGCcccgccgcgcccgccgccgcgTGGTCTCCGCGTCCCTCTCCAAGACAACGCGCGCGGCGGGAGGGCGCAACAGTTACAGCCGCGGGCGGGGGAGCCCGGGGGCGGAGCCAAGGAGAGAgcgaggggggcggggcggggcccgaGCCGGCATGAGGACCACTCACAGCCGCGGGCTGGGGAGCTCGGGGGCGGGGCCGGTGGGAGGAACGGTTACAACTGCGGGCGGGAGAACTCGGGGGCGGAGCCAAAGGCTGAGcgcgggaggggggtgggaagaggcgGGGCCGGGACGGAGGTGGGCGGGGCATCTAAAGTCACTCGGGAAGTTGCGTCCCGGAGAGCCGGGATGCGGCACTCAGCGGAATCTAGGAAGGGAGGGTCGGGTGGGGGCAGACCCACTTTCTGGGGTGCGCCCTCCTATCCTGTAAGGAGAGGGCTCCTGATGGAAAAGGCGTGGCGCTGGGTTTTATTCCCGACCCCCCGTGTGGTTAGCCTCTGGGAAGTGTGCGCAGCTAGTGGGTCCGCTCATGAGGTCACGAGGCGGATCTCGCTTCTCAGAAATCCTGGATTCAAAGTCCTCAGCTCGTCTAGCCCCCGCGGTTCCACAGCCCTTGTgagcctcccctctccccactgcttTCCCGCCTCCAGCCTCCGCAGCCCACCCAGCTCTGCTCCCCCCTGCCACTGCCAGCACCTCCCCGCCTGGGAGCCTTGGCGCCGACCTCCTGTGCCGCCCTGTGCACGTGCCACTCTTCCGGGAAGCTACCCACATGTGCCGCCCCTCAGCTCAGTTCGCAGGCTGCCTACTTAATGGCGCTTACCACTGGTGCTTTCAGCTCACTTAGCGGCTCGCCCCTTGgggaacatttattgagtgcctactgtataccAAGGGGaactgatgttgagcatattaCGTGATCCCTGCCTCCAGGGAGCctatagtgggggggggggaggggaggcagagattAATCAAATGATCCCACAAACACCACATTACAGGGAGGACTGGTACCCTGAGGACCTTCTGCAGGTATCCGGTGGATGAACACAGCTGGAATCAGTGCTACACAACAGAGGGGAGCAAGAGAGGCGCTTCCCTGAGGACAAGTAGCAGCTAACAGGTGAGCGGAAGACAAGAGCACCGGATGTGCAAAGTCCCCGGGGGTAGGAAGAAGTGTGGCTGGTAGGTGGATCTAGAGCCCAGGGTGACTAGAACGGAGTGACAGCGAATACAGTTCAAGGTGAGGCTGAAGACAGGCCAGGCCAGCAGAGCCCCTAAGGCCTGTGACAGTTCTGAGTCTGGTCCCAGAGCCATGGGGCACCCACGAAGACGTCCACACACAGGTAACTAACCACTGTCTATTCTGAGCAGCCGGTTGAACAGGTGCCAGTGTGCAAGGAGGCCAGTTAGGCTGTTGCTGGAGTTCGCTGAGTTTGGGCTGCCTCTCGACTGCACAGTGTGTGCCCCAGACAGGGTGTGTGCCTGGAGgccctctgcacacacacacacacacacacacacacacagcccggGAGTGCGCAGAAAAGGAGCCCAATATACATTTTTGACATTAATCTGAAATCAGAGTTTTCCAGCAACATTCAACCCACCAGTTTATGTACAAAGGCCTTGGGGCCCTGGGGAGCAGCAGGCTACGAAACGTACAAAAGGGAAGGCAGGCCTCCTGCTGACCGGCGTCTCCCACGATGGAACCCGGGATCCAGGCCCCGGTGTCCCGGACATTCGCTTCCTCTGTCAGGCGTGCTCGCGCTCACGGCCCGCCGGTCCTCTCCCCGCTCCTGGCAGGGTACAGCgggctctgcccccagccctgggccgcGAAGGGCAGGTACTGGCCTCTGCGCACCGCCCCGACCCCTCAGCGGTCCTGGCGCCGAACTGGGGGTGACGGGGGATGCCGTACTGGGGGCAAGTCATAGTGTCCAGGGATGTGGCTGTTCTTTGGGGAGTCGTAGTGGCCAGGGGGCAGGCCCGGAggcagtgggggctgggagccCACAGAGTCTCCatctggggacagagaagggacaggGCGGGAGGTggctcctccctcctcacccctcccagcccctccccagcccctcctgcccacAGACAGACGACGGACGGTGCCCGTTTGTGTATCTCCTCGGCTGCCGTCGGGGGGAGGCCACCTTGACCTGCCCACCTCATAGGTTATGAGGACACTTTGTCTCCAGCCTTGTTCCCCTCTTTTCTGGGTACCAACGCCACAAGTCAGGTGCTGTCGGACCATTTCAAATCCTCAGCCCTGGGAGGCAGGCCACCACTCACAGGCCCTCGGAGGCAACGTGACTTCCCAGACGTGATGCCTGTGCGAGCCCAGTCTGACCCCAAAGTCCACGCTCTTGGTGCTGCACCGAGCCCGCTCTGTGCTCTCTCCCCCCgacccttctttctccctcccttgtcCTGCTTCCCTGTAGCCCCTGCCCCAGCGGAGAAGGGGGACTCACCATAGGTCAGAGGGCTGGGCCGTTCGTAGGTGCCACTGTCTCTCTGTGGCTGGGGGTGTCGCCGCCTCTGGCTGTCCCGGAGTGGAGGGGGCTGCCTGGGGGGAGACCCTGAGGGGGGGCCTTTCATCTCCACATAGCTGCTCTCCCGGAGGCCCCCGAGGAGGCTGGGCAGGTCCCGGATGGTGGCGTAGGGGTTTTCGCTGCTCAGGGAAGCCAcgctggcccccagcccctcttcGGAGATGGGCCccaaggagagggggaaggagtcaggctctgtgggcGCACTGGCGCCCAAACCCCAGCTCGGcctcctgcctcacccctgcGCCCGTACCTTTACCAGAGAACGGGCCTGGGCCGTCGCTGCTACGGTAGCTGTGGCTGTAGCTCAGGCGGCCGCTACCTGCGCAGGGGGAGCATTGCGCAGGCAATGAGCAGTCAGACCCCGCGCTCCTCCCCAGGCTCCCACCTGCCCCGGAACCAGAGCCCAGACCCTTCTGCGGACACACAGGCTCCGAGGGAGCGGGGTGCTGGGCTGCACAAGCCCCCCTCTCCAGACGCCTTGGCCTCCAGGCTCCTACCCCTGTCCAGAGGCCCTGCAGGGGGCTCCCGGCGGTGCTTCCAGTCCGCAGGCAGGGTGCTGTGGTTATCCTGCCCGTGAGCCCCCCCTGGCCGCTCAGGGACCTGCA from Lynx canadensis isolate LIC74 chromosome F1, mLynCan4.pri.v2, whole genome shotgun sequence includes:
- the LRRC71 gene encoding leucine-rich repeat-containing protein 71 isoform X4, which translates into the protein MSGEASTPGASPRAPRPGTQKSSGTVTKKGDRGAKEKPVLVLPPVGEEEPKNPEEYQCTGVLETDFAELCTRSGYTDFPKVVTRPRPHPAFVPSASMSEKPAQDDQRPSASCSLNSLESKYVFFRPTIQVELEPEDKWVKEIYIRGWRVEERILGIFSKCLPPLSQLQAINLWKVGLTDKTLSTFIALLPLCAPTLRKVSLEGNPLPEQSYHKLMAADSPIAHLSLRNNNIDDHGAQLLGQALSTLRSCNRTLVSLNLAFNHIGDAGAGYIADGLRLNRALLWLSLAHNRIQDQGALKLAEVLRPFELTHTEVVERRRLLLEKGTQERSRSPSSSRPGDSKTDREKNLLLQVNSAALAEKTDKTQTTKTPKGLSKKKEKSGGESVRKEEKSGSGQSPTQGTPKKEDPTKSGKGKVTIPEQKTSKGKGPKTGNKEKRSFLLESELVAEATETVNPLLEPVEHRDGKVFVPGNKVLLHLNLLRNRITEVGLEGFLATVQYQAQFSKSKSPSKGPVGLLRLSLAKNCFSPQCPAYATIQELMLPRAPATKAKPREEETT
- the LRRC71 gene encoding leucine-rich repeat-containing protein 71 isoform X1, which translates into the protein MSGEASTPGASPRAPRPGTQKSSGTVTKKGDRGAKEKPVLVLPPVGEEEPKNPEEYQCTGVLETDFAELCTRSGYTDFPKVVTRPRPHPAFVPSASMSEKPAQDDQRPSASCSLNSLESKYVFFRPTIQVELEPEDKWVKEIYIRGWRVEERILGIFSKCLPPLSQLQAINLWKVGLTDKTLSTFIALLPLCAPTLRKVSLEGNPLPEQSYHKLMAADSPIAHLSLRNNNIDDHGAQLLGQALSTLRSCNRTLVSLNLAFNHIGDAGAGYIADGLRLNRALLWLSLAHNRIQDQGALKLAEVLRPFELTHTEVVERRRLLLEKGTQERSRSPSSSRPGDSKTDREKNLLLQVNSAALAEKTDKTQTTKTPKGLSKKKEKSGGESVRKEEKSGSGQSPTQGTPKKEDPTKSGKGKVTIPEQKTSKGKGPKTGNKEKRSFLLESEHLGQSLAYSWSPKHQLVAEATETVNPLLEPVEHRDGKVFVPGNKVLLHLNLLRNRITEVGLEGFLATVQYQAQFSKSKSPSKGPVGLLRLSLAKNCFSPQCPAYATIQELMLPRAPATKAKPREEETT
- the LRRC71 gene encoding leucine-rich repeat-containing protein 71 isoform X3, with protein sequence MSGEASTPGASPRAPRPGTQKSSGTVTKKGDRGAKEKPVLVLPPVGEEEPKNPEEYQCTGVLETDFAELCTRSGYTDFPKVVTRPRPHPAFVPSASMSEKPAQDDQRPSASCSLNSLESKYVFFRPTIQVELEPEDKWVKEIYIRGWRVEERILGIFSKCLPPLSQLQAINLWKVGLTDKTLSTFIALLPLCAPTLRKVSLEGNPLPEQSYHKLMAADSPIAHLSLRNNNIDDHGAQLLGQALSTLRSCNRTLVSLNLAFNHIGDAGAGYIADGLRLNRALLWLSLAHNRIQDQGALKLAEVLRPFELTHTEVVERRRLLLEKGTQERSRSPSSSRPGDSKTDREKNLLLQVNSAALAEKTDKTQTTKTPKGLSKKKEKSGGESVRKEEKSGSGQSPTQGTPKKEDPTKSGKGKVTIPEQKTSKGKGPKTGNKEKRSFLLESEQLVAEATETVNPLLEPVEHRDGKVFVPGNKVLLHLNLLRNRITEVGLEGFLATVQYQAQFSKSKSPSKGPVGLLRLSLAKNCFSPQCPAYATIQELMLPRAPATKAKPREEETT
- the LRRC71 gene encoding leucine-rich repeat-containing protein 71 isoform X2: MSGEASTPGASPRAPRPGTQKSSGTVTKKGDRGAKEKPVLVLPPVGEEEPKNPEEYQCTGVLETDFAELCTRSGYTDFPKVVTRPRPHPAFVPSASMSEKPAQDDQRPSASCSLNSLESKYVFFRPTIQVELEPEDKWVKEIYIRGWRVEERILGIFSKCLPPLSQLQAINLWKVGLTDKTLSTFIALLPLCAPTLRKVSLEGNPLPEQSYHKLMAADSPIAHLSLRNNNIDDHGAQLLGQALSTLRSCNRTLVSLNLAFNHIGDAGAGYIADGLRLNRALLWLSLAHNRIQDQGALKLAEVLRPFELTHTEVVERRRLLLEKGTQERSRSPSSSRPGDSKTDREKNLLLQVNSAALAEKTDKTQTTKTPKGLSKKKEKSGGESVRKEEKSGSGQSPTQGTPKKEDPTKSGKGKVTIPEQKTSKGKGPKTGNKEKRSFLLESEHLGQSLAYSWSPKHLVAEATETVNPLLEPVEHRDGKVFVPGNKVLLHLNLLRNRITEVGLEGFLATVQYQAQFSKSKSPSKGPVGLLRLSLAKNCFSPQCPAYATIQELMLPRAPATKAKPREEETT
- the LRRC71 gene encoding leucine-rich repeat-containing protein 71 isoform X5, whose translation is MSGEASTPGASPRAPRPGTQKSSGTVTKKGDRGAKEKPVLVLPPVGEEEPKNPEEYQCTGVLETDFAELCTRSGYTDFPKVVTRPRPHPAFVPSASMSEKPAQDDQRPSASCSLNSLESKYVFFRPTIQVELEPEDKWVKEIYIRGWRVEERILGIFSKCLPPLSQLQAINLWKVGLTDKTLSTFIALLPLCAPTLRKVSLEGNPLPEQSYHKLMAADSPIAHLSLRNNNIDDHGAQLLGQALSTLRSCNRTLVSLNLAFNHIGDAGAGYIADGLRLNRALLWLSLAHNRIQDQGALKLAEVLRPFELTHTEVVERRRLLLEKGTQERSRSPSSSRPGDSKTDREKNLLLQVNSAALAEKTDKTQTTKTPKGLSKKKEKSGGESVRKEEKSGSGQSPTQGTPKKEDPTKSGKGKVTIPEQKTSKGKGPKTGNKEKRSFLLESEHLGQSLAYSWSPKHQLVAEATETVNPLLEPVEHRDGKVFVPGNKETASRRWGWRASWPPCSTRPSSPSPRARPRAQWGCCGCPWRKTASPHNVLRTRRSRS